A DNA window from Oncorhynchus tshawytscha isolate Ot180627B linkage group LG13, Otsh_v2.0, whole genome shotgun sequence contains the following coding sequences:
- the LOC112265189 gene encoding cylicin-1 isoform X6 has protein sequence MEFNRPKAPGGGPGDGEGGQVVLSTLDELQPGRSEQKLEEHGGLSSTDTTNAAKTDPRAPAGRSGKVDLYSFHSSPSSDSEEEDKGKKEKKKKKLKKRKKKDSSSSSSSSSSSSSSDSSASDSEDENKKKRKKKKKAKKEGSGDTIVHDAASISEPGLEGATDLNDEETKKKEDNSGSDSEEDKKKKKKKKKKKDSSSSSSSSDSSSSSSSSDSDKKKKKKKKKKKQKKKDSRGSSDSEADKKKQGEEADGQGKDEYSCAAGVSTAGEEGAGLEGTLGQKLGKGEKKKDKKKKKDKRTYKGSASESDDDDKCKKDKAKEGGASAEGICGRDFPEGMEAGNLSDDEREGGKEKEKKKKLKKKKKKDSGCSSSSSSSESSSSSDSEDDKKKKKKKKKKKKKAEDSSSSSSSSSSSSSSSSSSSSDSEEENKKKKKKKKDSSSSSSDSSSSSDSDDDKKKKKKMKKKKDSSSDDSDSEKDRKKKKKTKKKKTKKKKTKGSCSSDSEDDKKKKKKKKKKYKKDDSDSEEDKKKKKKKDKKKKKKKDKDSDCEEDKKKKDKKKNKKKDKHIYICVQDSDSEEDKKKKKKKDSGSDSEEDKKKKDKKKDKKKGKKKDKKKGKKKDKKKKKKKDKKKKKDDSSSGSDDDDKKKKKKKKKKKKKEKGSSSGSDDDEKKKKKDKKDSCSDVEGESKKKTKKDDNKKEGGPGNEKCGEMKKEGKYVGGLVMGGGCMDSKPSDEGSAIRPKPTLKLESWGPSADARPNTRYESLYSTSHSLSPRESSPSRPPLSPLEALMRNPTWTSDRDPMTGRGPASSRTTLLKSSDLLRGPKPYQP, from the exons ATGGAGTTCAACCGACCCAAAG CTCCAGGGGGAGGgcctggagatggagagggaggacaagtTGTCCTGAGCACGCTGGATGAACTCCAGCCTGGGAGGAGTGAACAGAAGCTGGAAGAGCATGGAGGGCTGTCTTCAACCGACACCACTAACGCAGCCAAGACGGACCCCAGAGCCCCTGCAGGACGATCTGGAAAG gttGACTTGTACTCATTCCACAGCTCCCCATCTTCAGACAGCGAGGAGGAGGACAAAGGCAAGAAggaaaagaaaaagaagaagctgaagaagaggaagaagaag GATTCCagttcatcctcttcctcctcctcctcctcctcctcctctgacagcAGCGCTTCAGACAGTGAA GATGAGaataagaagaagaggaagaagaagaagaaggcaaAGAAAGAAGGTTCTGGGGATACTATAGTACATGATGCAGCCTCCATATCTGAGCCGG GGCTTGAAGGCGCCACTGATCTAAACGACGAGGAAACAAAGAAGAAAGAGGAT AACTCAGGCTCGGACAGTGAAgaggacaagaagaagaagaagaagaagaagaag aagaag GATTCCAGCTCCTCATCTTCATCCTCTGATagctcttcatcctcctcatcctcggacagtgacaagaagaagaagaagaagaagaaaaagaagaagcaaAAGAAAAAG GATTCTAGAGGTTCTTCTGACAGCGAGGCAGACAAAAAAaag cagggagaagaggcagaTGGACAGGGCAAGGATGAGTACAGCTGTGCTGCTGGCGTTTCAACAGCTG GTGAGGAGGGTGCTGGACTGGAGGGTACCCTGGGACAGAAATTGGGcaaaggggaaaaaaagaaagacaaaaagaagaagaaagacaAGAGAACGTACAAG GGCTCTGCGTCTGAGAGTGATGACGATGACAAG TGCAAGAAAGACAAAGCAAAGGAGGGTGGTGCATCAGCAGAAGGGATTT GTGGCAGAGATTTTCCTGAAGGAATGGAAGCTGGAAACCTGAGTGATGACGAGAGAGAAGGAggcaaggagaaagagaagaagaagaagttgaagaagaagaagaa gaaggACTCTGGCTGTTcatcatcctcttcatcctcGGAAAGCTCTTCCTCTTCAGACAGCGAGGatgacaaaaagaagaagaagaagaagaagaagaagaagaagaaagctgag GATTCCAgttcttcatcttcctcctcctcgtcttcatcctcctcttcctcttcatcctcttctgATAGTGAGGAGgaaaataagaagaagaagaagaaaaagaag GATTCTAGTTCTTCATCCTCTGacagctcctcctcctctgacagcGATGATGacaaaaagaaaaagaagaagatgaagaagaaaaaG GATTCCAGCTCTGATGATTCAGATAGCgagaaagacaggaagaagaagaagaagacaaagaagaagaagacgaagaagaagaagacgaag GGTTCCTGCTCATCAGACAGCGAAGAcgataagaagaagaagaagaagaagaagaagaagtataAGAAG GACGATTCTGACAGCGAGGAAgacaagaagaaaaagaagaagaaggacaagaagaaaaagaagaagaaggataAG GACTCTGACTGCGAGGAAGACAAGAAGAAGAAGGACAAGAAGAAAAATAAGAAGAAGGATAAG CATATTTATATTTGTGTCCAGGACTCTGACAGCGAGGAAGacaagaaaaagaagaaaaagaag GATTCTGGTTCTGACAGCGAGGAAGATAAGAAGAAGAAAGACAAGAAGAAGGATAAGAAGAAAGGCAAGAAGAAGGATAAGAAGAAAGGCAAGAAGAaggataagaagaagaagaagaagaaagacaagaagaagaaaaag GATGACTCCTCATCTggaagtgatgatgatgataagaaaaagaagaagaagaaaaagaagaagaagaagaaagaaaag GGTTCCTCTTCTGGAAGTGATGATGatgagaagaaaaagaagaaagacAAGAAG GACTCTTGTTCCGATGTTGAGGGAGAATCTAAGAAAAAAACAAAGAAAGATGACAACAAGAAAGAG GGTGGACCTGGGAATGAAAAGTGTGGAGAGATGAAAAAGGAGGGGAAATATGTAGGTGGCTTGGTGATGGGAGGAGGGTGCATGGATAGCAAACCATCTGACGAGGGATCAGCTATTCGCCCGAAACCCACCCTGAAGTTGGAGTCTTGGGGGCCGTCGGCAGACGCCAGACCCAACACTCGCTATGAGTCCCTTTATAGCACCTCGCACTCTCTCAGTCCCAGGGAGAGCAGCCCCTCCCGCCCGCCACTCAGTCCCTTGGAGGCCCTGATGCGGAACCCAACCTGGACCAGCGACCGTGACCCAATGACCGGGAGAGGACCAGCCAGCAGCAGAACCACACTTCTCAAATCCAGTGATCTGCTCAGGGGTCCTAAGCCTTATCAGCCTTAA
- the LOC112265189 gene encoding dentin sialophosphoprotein isoform X10, whose product MEFNRPKAPGGGPGDGEGGQVVLSTLDELQPGRSEQKLEEHGGLSSTDTTNAAKTDPRAPAGRSGKVDLYSFHSSPSSDSEEEDKGKKEKKKKKLKKRKKKDSSSSSSSSSSSSSSDSSASDSEDENKKKRKKKKKAKKEGSGDTIVHDAASISEPGLEGATDLNDEETKKKEDNSGSDSEEDKKKKKKKKKKKDSSSSSSSSDSSSSSSSSDSDKKKKKKKKKKKQKKKGEEADGQGKDEYSCAAGVSTAGEEGAGLEGTLGQKLGKGEKKKDKKKKKDKRTYKGSASESDDDDKCKKDKAKEGGASAEGICGRDFPEGMEAGNLSDDEREGGKEKEKKKKLKKKKKKKKDSGCSSSSSSSESSSSSDSEDDKKKKKKKKKKKKKAEDSSSSSSSSSSSSSSSSSSSSDSEEENKKKKKKKKDSSSSSSDSSSSSDSDDDKKKKKKMKKKKDSSSDDSDSEKDRKKKKKTKKKKTKKKKTKGSCSSDSEDDKKKKKKKKKKYKKDDSDSEEDKKKKKKKDKKKKKKKDKDSDCEEDKKKKDKKKNKKKDKHIYICVQDSDSEEDKKKKKKKDSGSDSEEDKKKKDKKKDKKKGKKKDKKKGKKKDKKKKKKKDKKKKKDDSSSGSDDDDKKKKKKKKKKKKKEKGSSSGSDDDEKKKKKDKKDSCSDVEGESKKKTKKDDNKKEGGPGNEKCGEMKKEGKYVGGLVMGGGCMDSKPSDEGSAIRPKPTLKLESWGPSADARPNTRYESLYSTSHSLSPRESSPSRPPLSPLEALMRNPTWTSDRDPMTGRGPASSRTTLLKSSDLLRGPKPYQP is encoded by the exons ATGGAGTTCAACCGACCCAAAG CTCCAGGGGGAGGgcctggagatggagagggaggacaagtTGTCCTGAGCACGCTGGATGAACTCCAGCCTGGGAGGAGTGAACAGAAGCTGGAAGAGCATGGAGGGCTGTCTTCAACCGACACCACTAACGCAGCCAAGACGGACCCCAGAGCCCCTGCAGGACGATCTGGAAAG gttGACTTGTACTCATTCCACAGCTCCCCATCTTCAGACAGCGAGGAGGAGGACAAAGGCAAGAAggaaaagaaaaagaagaagctgaagaagaggaagaagaag GATTCCagttcatcctcttcctcctcctcctcctcctcctcctctgacagcAGCGCTTCAGACAGTGAA GATGAGaataagaagaagaggaagaagaagaagaaggcaaAGAAAGAAGGTTCTGGGGATACTATAGTACATGATGCAGCCTCCATATCTGAGCCGG GGCTTGAAGGCGCCACTGATCTAAACGACGAGGAAACAAAGAAGAAAGAGGAT AACTCAGGCTCGGACAGTGAAgaggacaagaagaagaagaagaagaagaagaag aagaag GATTCCAGCTCCTCATCTTCATCCTCTGATagctcttcatcctcctcatcctcggacagtgacaagaagaagaagaagaagaagaaaaagaagaagcaaAAGAAAAAG ggagaagaggcagaTGGACAGGGCAAGGATGAGTACAGCTGTGCTGCTGGCGTTTCAACAGCTG GTGAGGAGGGTGCTGGACTGGAGGGTACCCTGGGACAGAAATTGGGcaaaggggaaaaaaagaaagacaaaaagaagaagaaagacaAGAGAACGTACAAG GGCTCTGCGTCTGAGAGTGATGACGATGACAAG TGCAAGAAAGACAAAGCAAAGGAGGGTGGTGCATCAGCAGAAGGGATTT GTGGCAGAGATTTTCCTGAAGGAATGGAAGCTGGAAACCTGAGTGATGACGAGAGAGAAGGAggcaaggagaaagagaagaagaagaagttgaagaagaagaagaagaagaag aaggACTCTGGCTGTTcatcatcctcttcatcctcGGAAAGCTCTTCCTCTTCAGACAGCGAGGatgacaaaaagaagaagaagaagaagaagaagaagaagaagaaagctgag GATTCCAgttcttcatcttcctcctcctcgtcttcatcctcctcttcctcttcatcctcttctgATAGTGAGGAGgaaaataagaagaagaagaagaaaaagaag GATTCTAGTTCTTCATCCTCTGacagctcctcctcctctgacagcGATGATGacaaaaagaaaaagaagaagatgaagaagaaaaaG GATTCCAGCTCTGATGATTCAGATAGCgagaaagacaggaagaagaagaagaagacaaagaagaagaagacgaagaagaagaagacgaag GGTTCCTGCTCATCAGACAGCGAAGAcgataagaagaagaagaagaagaagaagaagaagtataAGAAG GACGATTCTGACAGCGAGGAAgacaagaagaaaaagaagaagaaggacaagaagaaaaagaagaagaaggataAG GACTCTGACTGCGAGGAAGACAAGAAGAAGAAGGACAAGAAGAAAAATAAGAAGAAGGATAAG CATATTTATATTTGTGTCCAGGACTCTGACAGCGAGGAAGacaagaaaaagaagaaaaagaag GATTCTGGTTCTGACAGCGAGGAAGATAAGAAGAAGAAAGACAAGAAGAAGGATAAGAAGAAAGGCAAGAAGAAGGATAAGAAGAAAGGCAAGAAGAaggataagaagaagaagaagaagaaagacaagaagaagaaaaag GATGACTCCTCATCTggaagtgatgatgatgataagaaaaagaagaagaagaaaaagaagaagaagaagaaagaaaag GGTTCCTCTTCTGGAAGTGATGATGatgagaagaaaaagaagaaagacAAGAAG GACTCTTGTTCCGATGTTGAGGGAGAATCTAAGAAAAAAACAAAGAAAGATGACAACAAGAAAGAG GGTGGACCTGGGAATGAAAAGTGTGGAGAGATGAAAAAGGAGGGGAAATATGTAGGTGGCTTGGTGATGGGAGGAGGGTGCATGGATAGCAAACCATCTGACGAGGGATCAGCTATTCGCCCGAAACCCACCCTGAAGTTGGAGTCTTGGGGGCCGTCGGCAGACGCCAGACCCAACACTCGCTATGAGTCCCTTTATAGCACCTCGCACTCTCTCAGTCCCAGGGAGAGCAGCCCCTCCCGCCCGCCACTCAGTCCCTTGGAGGCCCTGATGCGGAACCCAACCTGGACCAGCGACCGTGACCCAATGACCGGGAGAGGACCAGCCAGCAGCAGAACCACACTTCTCAAATCCAGTGATCTGCTCAGGGGTCCTAAGCCTTATCAGCCTTAA
- the LOC112265189 gene encoding cylicin-1 isoform X7, whose translation MLVCVAPGGGPGDGEGGQVVLSTLDELQPGRSEQKLEEHGGLSSTDTTNAAKTDPRAPAGRSGKVDLYSFHSSPSSDSEEEDKGKKEKKKKKLKKRKKKDSSSSSSSSSSSSSSDSSASDSEDENKKKRKKKKKAKKEGSGDTIVHDAASISEPGLEGATDLNDEETKKKEDNSGSDSEEDKKKKKKKKKKKDSSSSSSSSDSSSSSSSSDSDKKKKKKKKKKKQKKKDSRGSSDSEADKKKQGEEADGQGKDEYSCAAGVSTAGEEGAGLEGTLGQKLGKGEKKKDKKKKKDKRTYKGSASESDDDDKCKKDKAKEGGASAEGICGRDFPEGMEAGNLSDDEREGGKEKEKKKKLKKKKKKKKDSGCSSSSSSSESSSSSDSEDDKKKKKKKKKKKKKAEDSSSSSSSSSSSSSSSSSSSSDSEEENKKKKKKKKDSSSSSSDSSSSSDSDDDKKKKKKMKKKKDSSSDDSDSEKDRKKKKKTKKKKTKKKKTKGSCSSDSEDDKKKKKKKKKKYKKDDSDSEEDKKKKKKKDKKKKKKKDKDSDCEEDKKKKDKKKNKKKDKHIYICVQDSDSEEDKKKKKKKDSGSDSEEDKKKKDKKKDKKKGKKKDKKKGKKKDKKKKKKKDKKKKKDDSSSGSDDDDKKKKKKKKKKKKKEKGSSSGSDDDEKKKKKDKKDSCSDVEGESKKKTKKDDNKKEGGPGNEKCGEMKKEGKYVGGLVMGGGCMDSKPSDEGSAIRPKPTLKLESWGPSADARPNTRYESLYSTSHSLSPRESSPSRPPLSPLEALMRNPTWTSDRDPMTGRGPASSRTTLLKSSDLLRGPKPYQP comes from the exons ATGCTGGTTTGTGTAGCTCCAGGGGGAGGgcctggagatggagagggaggacaagtTGTCCTGAGCACGCTGGATGAACTCCAGCCTGGGAGGAGTGAACAGAAGCTGGAAGAGCATGGAGGGCTGTCTTCAACCGACACCACTAACGCAGCCAAGACGGACCCCAGAGCCCCTGCAGGACGATCTGGAAAG gttGACTTGTACTCATTCCACAGCTCCCCATCTTCAGACAGCGAGGAGGAGGACAAAGGCAAGAAggaaaagaaaaagaagaagctgaagaagaggaagaagaag GATTCCagttcatcctcttcctcctcctcctcctcctcctcctctgacagcAGCGCTTCAGACAGTGAA GATGAGaataagaagaagaggaagaagaagaagaaggcaaAGAAAGAAGGTTCTGGGGATACTATAGTACATGATGCAGCCTCCATATCTGAGCCGG GGCTTGAAGGCGCCACTGATCTAAACGACGAGGAAACAAAGAAGAAAGAGGAT AACTCAGGCTCGGACAGTGAAgaggacaagaagaagaagaagaagaagaagaag aagaag GATTCCAGCTCCTCATCTTCATCCTCTGATagctcttcatcctcctcatcctcggacagtgacaagaagaagaagaagaagaagaaaaagaagaagcaaAAGAAAAAG GATTCTAGAGGTTCTTCTGACAGCGAGGCAGACAAAAAAaag cagggagaagaggcagaTGGACAGGGCAAGGATGAGTACAGCTGTGCTGCTGGCGTTTCAACAGCTG GTGAGGAGGGTGCTGGACTGGAGGGTACCCTGGGACAGAAATTGGGcaaaggggaaaaaaagaaagacaaaaagaagaagaaagacaAGAGAACGTACAAG GGCTCTGCGTCTGAGAGTGATGACGATGACAAG TGCAAGAAAGACAAAGCAAAGGAGGGTGGTGCATCAGCAGAAGGGATTT GTGGCAGAGATTTTCCTGAAGGAATGGAAGCTGGAAACCTGAGTGATGACGAGAGAGAAGGAggcaaggagaaagagaagaagaagaagttgaagaagaagaagaagaagaag aaggACTCTGGCTGTTcatcatcctcttcatcctcGGAAAGCTCTTCCTCTTCAGACAGCGAGGatgacaaaaagaagaagaagaagaagaagaagaagaagaagaaagctgag GATTCCAgttcttcatcttcctcctcctcgtcttcatcctcctcttcctcttcatcctcttctgATAGTGAGGAGgaaaataagaagaagaagaagaaaaagaag GATTCTAGTTCTTCATCCTCTGacagctcctcctcctctgacagcGATGATGacaaaaagaaaaagaagaagatgaagaagaaaaaG GATTCCAGCTCTGATGATTCAGATAGCgagaaagacaggaagaagaagaagaagacaaagaagaagaagacgaagaagaagaagacgaag GGTTCCTGCTCATCAGACAGCGAAGAcgataagaagaagaagaagaagaagaagaagaagtataAGAAG GACGATTCTGACAGCGAGGAAgacaagaagaaaaagaagaagaaggacaagaagaaaaagaagaagaaggataAG GACTCTGACTGCGAGGAAGACAAGAAGAAGAAGGACAAGAAGAAAAATAAGAAGAAGGATAAG CATATTTATATTTGTGTCCAGGACTCTGACAGCGAGGAAGacaagaaaaagaagaaaaagaag GATTCTGGTTCTGACAGCGAGGAAGATAAGAAGAAGAAAGACAAGAAGAAGGATAAGAAGAAAGGCAAGAAGAAGGATAAGAAGAAAGGCAAGAAGAaggataagaagaagaagaagaagaaagacaagaagaagaaaaag GATGACTCCTCATCTggaagtgatgatgatgataagaaaaagaagaagaagaaaaagaagaagaagaagaaagaaaag GGTTCCTCTTCTGGAAGTGATGATGatgagaagaaaaagaagaaagacAAGAAG GACTCTTGTTCCGATGTTGAGGGAGAATCTAAGAAAAAAACAAAGAAAGATGACAACAAGAAAGAG GGTGGACCTGGGAATGAAAAGTGTGGAGAGATGAAAAAGGAGGGGAAATATGTAGGTGGCTTGGTGATGGGAGGAGGGTGCATGGATAGCAAACCATCTGACGAGGGATCAGCTATTCGCCCGAAACCCACCCTGAAGTTGGAGTCTTGGGGGCCGTCGGCAGACGCCAGACCCAACACTCGCTATGAGTCCCTTTATAGCACCTCGCACTCTCTCAGTCCCAGGGAGAGCAGCCCCTCCCGCCCGCCACTCAGTCCCTTGGAGGCCCTGATGCGGAACCCAACCTGGACCAGCGACCGTGACCCAATGACCGGGAGAGGACCAGCCAGCAGCAGAACCACACTTCTCAAATCCAGTGATCTGCTCAGGGGTCCTAAGCCTTATCAGCCTTAA